TCACCGCGATGGTGCGCCCCATGGCGCGCGGCATCGCCGAACGCAACCCGGATATCAACGACGTCATCCCTTACGAAGAAGACTCCATGTTCCTCGATTTGCGCAGCGGCGATTCCGAACGCCTTCTCCGCGCGTACCGTACCGCCGAAGCTCTGGTGAACAATCTGAACGCGCGCAAATTCGACGTGATCTATAACTGCACTCACAGCATCGCTTCCGCCATGTTGTTCAAAATGGTCCGTGCCGGGGAGAGCGTTGGCGCGCATCTGAGCGACGACTGGCAATTTCTGCTTCGCGGCCGCTGGACGAACTATTTCTTCACGAGCGTGTACCAGCGCGTGTACAGCGACATCAACATCAGCGACGTCTTTCGCAATCTCATGAACGATGCGCCCCCCGTAGCCGGCCTCAATCTTGCCGTCACCGATGACGACCGGCGCGAGGCACGCGATATCCTCGCACAACACGGGATCGGCCAGGACGAATCCCTCGTCTGCGTGCAACTGGGCGCAAGCGACGAACCCAAGCGTTGGCCCGCCGCGCATTTCGCCGAGTTGGCGCGCCGTCTCGTTAATGACCGGCATGCAAGAATCTGCTTGCTGGGAGTTGAAGCCGAGGCCCCTCTGGGCGAGGCTTTCGAAAGGCATGCGCCGGGAATCGCCGCGCACTTGTTCGGCAAAACAACCATTCACCAAGTCGCGGCTATCCTGGAGCGCGCCCGCTTGCTCGTCACCAACGATACCGGAACCATGCACATCGCGGCGGCCGTGGGCTGTCCCATCCTCTTGTTGTCTGTTGGATACGTCCATTTCAGGGAGACCGGGCCTTACGGCGAAGGTCATGTTGCCGTCGAACAGCGCAAAGACTATCTCGCGCCTATGGACCGGGCGGATGCGGCCCGAGAGGATCGCGGGGCCATCCAGCCGGCACAAGTTTCGGGCCTGCTCGACCTCGTCCTCGCGACAGACCGCGGCAAAGCCCTTCAGA
The Candidatus Hydrogenedentota bacterium DNA segment above includes these coding regions:
- a CDS encoding glycosyltransferase family 9 protein, giving the protein MRILVAQMTRMGDMLQTSSLTRALRMRYPDARITAMVRPMARGIAERNPDINDVIPYEEDSMFLDLRSGDSERLLRAYRTAEALVNNLNARKFDVIYNCTHSIASAMLFKMVRAGESVGAHLSDDWQFLLRGRWTNYFFTSVYQRVYSDINISDVFRNLMNDAPPVAGLNLAVTDDDRREARDILAQHGIGQDESLVCVQLGASDEPKRWPAAHFAELARRLVNDRHARICLLGVEAEAPLGEAFERHAPGIAAHLFGKTTIHQVAAILERARLLVTNDTGTMHIAAAVGCPILLLSVGYVHFRETGPYGEGHVAVEQRKDYLAPMDRADAAREDRGAIQPAQVSGLLDLVLATDRGKALQMLAATSDWTGLEVFQSRFAPDGFLEWYPLIRRPMTEIDLIRMAYRNTWLAHLCPAVAADTLLESIQQAATCFDASNLETVDSWRSHWDGVFLQLEQLAVKGIKKTRELEACLRKGKSITVAKEIVGELMRLDEDTRLFAELHEGCRPLITIARFQRDNLEGADPMQLAETTLGIYRDLSERAALMRFHLSAIHRALHALAARK